The proteins below come from a single Streptomyces sp. SCSIO 75703 genomic window:
- the bla gene encoding class A beta-lactamase, which yields MDSARTSPSRRGVLVLGAGTVLGAALPPGGTAHASVRDGTGARLRELEERYAARLGVYAHDTATGRTVRYRADERFPLCSVFKTLAVAAVLRDLDRDGEFLGRNIRYTERDVTEAGHAPVTGEPGHLAAGMTAGALCSAAIRHSDNAAANLLLAELGGPSAVTRFCRSIGDGTTRLDRREPELNSAEPWRTTDTTSPEAVGRSYARLLLGTALGRGDRALLTGWLLANTTGDEKLRAGLPADWAVAEKTGSGGYGTGHDVGVAWPPGRAPLVLAVLTSGTEPDAVADSALIAGTATLLARTLT from the coding sequence TTGGACAGCGCGCGGACTTCCCCGTCCCGGCGCGGAGTGCTGGTACTGGGCGCCGGGACGGTGCTCGGGGCCGCTCTGCCGCCGGGCGGCACCGCCCACGCCTCGGTGCGGGACGGGACCGGGGCCCGGCTGAGGGAACTGGAGGAGCGCTACGCCGCCCGGCTGGGCGTCTACGCCCACGACACGGCCACCGGCCGGACCGTGCGGTACCGCGCCGACGAACGGTTCCCCCTCTGCTCGGTCTTCAAGACCCTGGCCGTCGCGGCCGTCCTGCGCGACCTCGACCGGGACGGGGAGTTCCTGGGCCGGAACATCCGCTACACCGAGCGGGACGTCACAGAGGCGGGCCACGCGCCCGTCACCGGCGAGCCGGGCCACCTCGCCGCGGGCATGACGGCCGGGGCGCTGTGCTCGGCCGCGATCCGCCACAGCGACAACGCCGCCGCGAACCTCCTCCTCGCGGAACTGGGCGGTCCGTCCGCCGTCACCCGGTTCTGCCGCTCGATCGGGGACGGCACGACCCGGCTCGACCGCCGGGAACCGGAGCTGAACTCCGCCGAGCCGTGGCGGACGACGGACACCACCAGCCCGGAAGCCGTCGGGCGGAGCTACGCGAGGCTGCTGCTCGGCACCGCCCTGGGACGCGGGGACCGGGCGCTGCTGACCGGCTGGCTGCTGGCCAACACCACCGGCGACGAGAAGCTCAGGGCTGGCCTGCCCGCCGACTGGGCCGTCGCGGAGAAGACGGGCAGCGGCGGCTACGGCACCGGACACGACGTGGGTGTCGCCTGGCCCCCGGGGAGGGCCCCCCTCGTCCTGGCGGTCCTGACGAGCGGGACCGAGCCGGACGCGGTCGCCGACAGCGCGCTGATCGCCGGGACGGCCACGCTGCTGGCCCGCACGCTCACCTGA
- a CDS encoding Hsp20/alpha crystallin family protein, whose amino-acid sequence MTLPVHRGRGAHPGWDPFREFEELRTRMDLLMRSTFPAPGGGFPGAGPEDAWAPAADIEETADAYVLELELPGVDKDRITVEVDGGELGVHGEVEERERTGVMRRRTRRVGRFDYRTALPPNADTERVGAELADGVLTVRVPKAEGTRPQRIEITG is encoded by the coding sequence ATGACACTCCCCGTACACCGCGGTCGCGGTGCGCACCCCGGATGGGACCCCTTCCGGGAGTTCGAAGAACTCCGCACGCGGATGGACCTGCTCATGCGCTCTACCTTCCCCGCCCCCGGCGGCGGCTTCCCCGGGGCCGGGCCGGAGGACGCCTGGGCACCGGCGGCCGACATCGAGGAGACGGCGGACGCCTACGTCCTGGAACTGGAGCTTCCCGGCGTGGACAAGGACCGCATCACCGTCGAGGTCGACGGCGGCGAACTCGGCGTCCACGGCGAGGTCGAGGAGAGGGAACGCACCGGTGTGATGCGGCGGCGCACCCGGCGCGTGGGGCGGTTCGACTACCGCACCGCCCTGCCGCCGAACGCCGACACGGAGCGCGTCGGCGCGGAACTCGCGGACGGCGTCCTCACCGTACGCGTACCGAAGGCCGAGGGCACCAGGCCCCAGCGCATCGAGATCACCGGCTGA
- a CDS encoding DUF1876 domain-containing protein, which translates to MTHTLEWKVDLHLFEEGGTTKARAAVDTGTTVVTGHGIAHRNPVDPDVPEIGDELAAGRALHDLGRQLVDSAERDLDGVHAPRPEPRPALGWPM; encoded by the coding sequence ATGACGCACACCCTGGAATGGAAGGTTGACCTCCACCTCTTCGAGGAAGGGGGCACGACGAAGGCCCGCGCGGCGGTCGACACCGGGACCACGGTGGTCACCGGCCACGGGATCGCCCACCGCAACCCGGTCGACCCGGACGTGCCGGAGATCGGCGACGAACTGGCGGCGGGCCGTGCCCTGCACGACCTGGGCCGGCAACTCGTGGACAGCGCCGAACGCGACCTCGACGGCGTGCACGCGCCCCGGCCGGAACCCCGCCCGGCCCTCGGCTGGCCGATGTGA